In Brassica napus cultivar Da-Ae chromosome C2, Da-Ae, whole genome shotgun sequence, the sequence GTTTTGagagttttatttgttttatatatattgtagttTTGTGTTTTCGCtacaattttataatttatttacccattttgtcaatattaattaagacaGTTACTACATACTacatgtaataattttttttttttaattattcaccATATTATGGttattttcagaaattttattttaaagtatgtgaaaacttcaaaattacAATATTAGTAAAAGATGAGTAGTAAGGGGAGGAGCCAAATAAGATGAGAGGCTATTGGCAAAGGTTCTTGCTTGGGAGCTTCCTTGATCCCATCTCTGCTTTGATTAACaatcctttttatttttcttttcgttttttataattaatttatttcatttccTCTGGCTCTGGCTTTCCCTCTCTTTCgacttttttctctctctccagGTGCTCATTGATTGATTCACCTGAAATTATCAGTTTCGTTGAACGGCATTTTGAGGCTGATTGTCTTGTTTCTCTGGCTCAAAGCATAAGGAAATTCAAAAATTGTTGATCGCGTCCTTGCTCAGAGATAGCATCCGTACGATTATTATGTAGCTGATTTTGTTATCTTCGTATCCTTAACATATCGCTCTTTGGTTCGATTATTTATGAAATGATCATCACTCATTGTGTATATATGTTCAACGGGAATCTTTGAGTATTCTTGTGGATGATGCTTTGagtattcttgtttttttttttcttgtttcagaAATTGAAAGAGAAGAGTCAGATCATTGGAGATGGCTAATCAAGGTGGTTCGTCAAGGAAAAGTCTATCCTTCTCTGGTCATTCATTTCAAGGGAAGAAGAAACCTTCTGAAAACAATGAAGGAGGAAGCTCTGACCTCCCACGGAGATCTCTCACTTCTTCTCGTTCTTCCATGTAATCACCCCCTCAAGCCAACTTATCATTTAATGTTTCGTCATATGACACATTgttataaatgttaaatttcatTACTGAATCTTAAGACTCGTGTTAGCTAAAGCTTCttggtatttatttttatttttttgctcgtttttttattctttttgttgTGTTTTGTACATGTCGTTGTAGAAGCTTGAGTGGCGAAAGGAGTGGAGAGAGAACTGTAAAGCGACTTAGGTTGTGTAAGGCACTTACCGTACCCGATAGCACAACTTTACATGAAGCATGTCGGAGGATGGCTGCACGTCGTGTTGATGCCTTACTGCTCACTAATTCTAATGCTTTACTTTGTGGGATCCTTACAGACAGGGTATACTTTTTACTACTATTTTCGCTTCAAAATATtgtctgcttttttttttgcttgaatTGATCCGTTCCTCTCTATTGGTTAAAGGACATAGCAACAAGAGTTATTGCTAAAGAACTCAACCTTGAAGAAACTCCTGTTTCTAAAGTTATGACCAAGAACCCTGTCTTTGTTTTGTCTAACACGATCGCTGTGGAAGCTCTTCAGAAGATGGTGCAAGGTTTTTAACTTCTTAATTAGAAACCacacatttttctttttctttttctttttctttttctttttactctCTCATTTCTTTTATCTAATTCTTGAAATGTGAAACTGTAGGCAAGTTTAGACATCTGCCAGTGGTAGAGAATGGAGAAGTTATTGCACTTCTTGATATAGCAAAGTGTTTATACGATGCAATTGCTCGTATGGAAAGATCAGTTGAGAAGGGTAAGGCCATCGCTGCAGCTGTTGAAGGTGTTGAAAAGAATTGGGGGACATCTATCGCTGGTATATATGTTACAAATATTGTCTCAAACAGATTTCGATTCTCTGCTGGCTTGAAAATTGTCTGGCTTGTGTTTAAATAGAAATGACTGACGCTGATGGTGTTTTGTTGAAATACAGGTCCAAACACTTTTATGGAAACACTTACAGAACGGATATTCAAGCCTTTGCTTTCGACTATAATTCCAGATGATACAAAGTGGGTATATCTCCTTTAACTctatattatcatatttcatATCATTTTGATCTGAATACTTGTTTCTGTTAAAAGTAATGCAAAGCTTTAACGAGTAAAGTTGGGAATgaaaacattcagagttttaAAGGTTGGATTGGAAGAGACGGTGTTAGCAGTAACCATGAAGATGGTGGAATATGAGTCTAGCTCAGCCATGGTGATGGCTGAGAACAAATTAGTAGGGATTCTCACGTAAGTCTCTCATGGTTGgcttttatttctatttatctGGAGAAAATATGCTTGGTTTTAGTTTCTCTGGTTAAGAAAATATGTCCCTGGATAAACTAAAACATCATATTCCAACTTTTGTAATGGAGCTTTTATCTtggtttttaattgtttttgttagtTCAAAGGACATCTTAATGCGGGTGATTGCCCAAAATCTTCCTCCAGAGACAACTGCTGTGGAGAAGGTAATTTTTCTCCATTAGTAACTGGGTTTGTGGTAGCTTTTTCAGTTGTTACTACATTAGAATATGTGAGGAGTTATTATTTCAGTTCTTCCTGAAATCAATGTTCTTTCCTAGTCTTAGTTTGCTTATTTCCTACCATTATTCTATAGGTTATGACACAAAATCCAGAGTCTGCAACTGTTGATATGGCAATTGTTGAAGCTTTGCATATCATGCATAATGGAAAATTTCTTCATCTTCCTGTTTTAGATAAAGGTAGCAAAATCTTCCAAACCCTGACTATGACCAATCTAAGTACGTGCATCGTAATTTCAGCATTTGGGTCTAATGTTAATGCTTTCACACAGAGGGAGATGTTGTCACTGTGATTGATGTAATCCACATAACTCATGCTGCTGTTACCACggtacatttttttgtttttctcttttaaataaAGTTGGTAAATAGAATCTTAGAGTAGAAAGATATGTAAGAAGGGCAAAATTTGTTTAAGTGTTGTGTTTTGGTTAAGCCCTCACATCTTTTTGGACAGGCTGGAAGTACAGCTGGAATAAATAATGAGACAGCAAACTCAATGATGCAAAACTTTTGGGATGCCGCTATGGCTTTGTCTCCTAACGAAGATGGAGATGAAACAACGAGGAGGTTCTTACTTAATTTCCTTAAAATCATTTAGCTTTTGACTACTAGCTAGGTCCCTCAAACTGTTGGTGTTGGATGATCATTAATTTTGCAGTGAAGACGAATCATCAATTAAACTACCTTCGGAGATAGAAGGAACAAAGTCATTCTCATATCCCAACACATTTACTTTCAAACTACAAGATAAAAAGGGACGAATGCATAGGTTTATGTGTGGTACGTTTAATCATAACACCATTTGTACTTATGCACAGACACTTCATAACTGTTTTTAAATCATAATGATAGAGACACATAGTTTGGCAACTCTGATAACTGCAATACTACAACGGATGGGGGATGACATTGAGCCTGACAACTTGCCCCAGATAATGGTTTGTCTTTGTTTGAAAGctttagaaataataaaaagaggaaaactatgttttctttttctggaCATGTTCTTTCTGTGTTGTGTAGTATGAAGATGAAGACAATGACAAAGTCATTTTGGCATCAGATGGTGATCTTGTAGCTGCCGTAGAGCACGCTAAATCAATAGACTGGAaggtaactaaaaaaaatacttacatCATTCATTTTGTCAATCAATCttgttttggtttgggttcTAGAAATATGGTAGCCAAAGtacaaaaccctaatccatACTTGGATCGGTTTAAAGAATCGTTATGGTACTTTCCTTGACTTTGGTTTCGATTCAAATAGTAAAATCATTTCAACCTTAGGGATATTTATGCTCTGATGCTTAAGTTGGTTTTTGAGGTaaagaaaatgtattttaaaattggtGCAGGGTTTGAAATTGCACTTGGACTACGTGGAAGCGAGAGGGCATAGGAGAGGTGTAAGCACAGAGGATATGGAGTACGATAAATCAAAATCATGGGCAGTCGCTTACAAGACAGTTGCTGCCGGGGCTGCTCTTGCCGCTGGACTTGGGGTTTTGGTATACCTTAAGCGCCATTCAAATTAACTGATTCATTTTTTTTGGCGAGGTACAAAGGTGGATGCTTTTGCCAACCAATGCGTACGCATATGACTTGGGAAAGTATTAACTATTCTCATTTATTcgtgtcctttttttttttatctagttactcattctatttttttggttttttttttaaccttgacacatttttttgtatataaataagTAAACGTTTATTTGTATTCACACTGATGTTTTTATATTGGATGATTTGAGTGACGTTCAGAAGTTCAATgaagttttatctttttttttttttttggtcacgGGCAGTCTCCGGATTCCCAGAAGACTCGAACCCAGGTGCCTTGGGATCCAGTTCACTCTAGTGTTACCACTAGGCTATTCTATTCACAATGAAGTTTTATCTTGCTTGATTGTTATGTGGAGAACCATATCAGATAAGGGACCACACATTTTCTCTTCTTGTCTCTACTCAGTCACGGGTTTGTCTGATCAATGCACAAGATGCTCGGTTCCATAATCAATCCGGAATAGTTTGATAGTACTATCCATCACCTTTGATCTGTCGGCTCAGTCGTGGAGACTCTCTTTTGCTTTGTCTTGCTCTGCAGTCAggaatataattaaaaaacgaAATCATATCTATCTGTTGTCTAAGATTTGGATTGACCAGCTTTCAAATTAGACTTAGGCTGTTATGTGTAATTTTAATGTGccaatttttaaaaagagtGCGACTGTGTGAGTACGAAGCTTCATGTTTTCTCGTATAAGAGTTGCACTTGCTACCAATTATTGTACAATAACATAACCTTGGGAAAACCGTAACATCAACCAAAcataatttagggtttggaactaaatgagaaaaagagaaagaattCTAGTTTCTATGGCCGGTCCTGAGATTTTAGAGAACGTAGTAGAtgttctaaaaattttaatatttcttttaattataaatttgggGTCTATGTCTTACAAATTTGGGAGTTTAAGTTTAcgtgattttcttcaaaaaaaaattggagacTAGAGGCAAAAGATTTATTTGGCTTTGCCCAAGACCAGTCCTGTAAATTGGTTCGCATTCCCGTTTTAAGAAATGGATAAC encodes:
- the LOC106347015 gene encoding CBS domain-containing protein CBSCBSPB5 isoform X2 encodes the protein MANQGGSSRKSLSFSGHSFQGKKKPSENNEGGSSDLPRRSLTSSRSSILSGERSGERTVKRLRLCKALTVPDSTTLHEACRRMAARRVDALLLTNSNALLCGILTDRDIATRVIAKELNLEETPVSKVMTKNPVFVLSNTIAVEALQKMVQGKFRHLPVVENGEVIALLDIAKCLYDAIARMERSVEKGKAIAAAVEGVEKNWGTSIAGPNTFMETLTERIFKPLLSTIIPDDTKVLKVGLEETVLAVTMKMVEYESSSAMVMAENKLVGILTSKDILMRVIAQNLPPETTAVEKVMTQNPESATVDMAIVEALHIMHNGKFLHLPVLDKEGDVVTVIDVIHITHAAVTTAGSTAGINNETANSMMQNFWDAAMALSPNEDGDETTRSEDESSIKLPSEIEGTKSFSYPNTFTFKLQDKKGRMHRFMCETHSLATLITAILQRMGDDIEPDNLPQIMYEDEDNDKVILASDGDLVAAVEHAKSIDWKGLKLHLDYVEARGHRRGVSTEDMEYDKSKSWAVAYKTVAAGAALAAGLGVLVYLKRHSN
- the LOC106347015 gene encoding CBS domain-containing protein CBSCBSPB5 isoform X1; the encoded protein is MANQGGSSRKSLSFSGHSFQGKKKPSENNEGGSSDLPRRSLTSSRSSISLSGERSGERTVKRLRLCKALTVPDSTTLHEACRRMAARRVDALLLTNSNALLCGILTDRDIATRVIAKELNLEETPVSKVMTKNPVFVLSNTIAVEALQKMVQGKFRHLPVVENGEVIALLDIAKCLYDAIARMERSVEKGKAIAAAVEGVEKNWGTSIAGPNTFMETLTERIFKPLLSTIIPDDTKVLKVGLEETVLAVTMKMVEYESSSAMVMAENKLVGILTSKDILMRVIAQNLPPETTAVEKVMTQNPESATVDMAIVEALHIMHNGKFLHLPVLDKEGDVVTVIDVIHITHAAVTTAGSTAGINNETANSMMQNFWDAAMALSPNEDGDETTRSEDESSIKLPSEIEGTKSFSYPNTFTFKLQDKKGRMHRFMCETHSLATLITAILQRMGDDIEPDNLPQIMYEDEDNDKVILASDGDLVAAVEHAKSIDWKGLKLHLDYVEARGHRRGVSTEDMEYDKSKSWAVAYKTVAAGAALAAGLGVLVYLKRHSN